One window of Gymnogyps californianus isolate 813 chromosome 10, ASM1813914v2, whole genome shotgun sequence genomic DNA carries:
- the TRIP12 gene encoding E3 ubiquitin-protein ligase TRIP12 isoform X3 produces MSNRPNNNPGGSLRRSQRNSAGAQPQDDAVGGRSHLGQAKHKAHSPPESRKSISKTPKVQSNTTSEQSKGHFSKRGCSSSAVLIPQQEDPERVNTSEKQKTGQVPKKDNSRGVKRSASPDYRRTNSPSSAKKPKALQHSETSLETNKPHTKSKRRHLDQEQPKSTQLPSTSKAHTRKGGAAGSSRSQKRKRTENLSCIKSGSAVESTGAEEKSAKLSKLASKSVTSAKAGCSTITDSSSSASTSSSSSAVASASSTVPQGARVKQGKDQNKARRSRSASSPSPRRSSRDKEPSKTGGSSKFDWAARFSPKVSLPKTKLSLPGSSKSEASKPGPSGLQAKLASLRKSTKKRSESPPAELPSLRRSTRQKTTGSCASTSRRGSGLGKRGAAEARRQEKMADPDNNQDGVNSSAARTDEAPQGAAASSSVAGAVGMTTSGESESDDSEMGRLQALLEARGLPPHLFGPLGPRMSQLFHRTIGSGASKQSSKAQQLLQGLQATDESQQLQAVIEMCQLLVMGNEETLGGFPVKSVVPALITLLQMEHNFDIMNHACRALTYMMEALPRSSAVVVDAIPVFLEKLQVIQCIDVAEQALTALEMLSRRHSKAILQAGGLADCLLYLEFFSINAQRNALAIAANCCQSITPDEFHFVADSLPLLTQRLTHQDKKSVESTCLCFARLVDNFQHEENLLQQVASKDLLTNIQQLLVVTPPILSSGMFIMVVRMFSLMCSNCPTLAVQLMKQNIAETLHFLLCGASNGSCQEQIDLVPRSPQELYELTSLICELMPCLPKEGIFAVDTMLKKGNAQNTDGAIWQWRDDRGLWHPYNRIDSRIIEAAHQVGEDEISLSTLGRVYTIDFNSMQQINEDTGTARAIQRKPNPLANTNTSGHSELKKDDARAQLMKEDPELAKSFIKTLFGVLYEVYSSSAGPAVRHKCLRAILRIIYFADAELLKDVLKNHAVSSHIASMLSSQDLKIVVGALQMAEILMQKLPDIFSVYFRREGVMHQVKNLAESEALLTSPPKVCTNGSGMLGTTTTISTGTATAASNAAADLGSPSLQHSREDSLDLSPQGRLSDVLKRKRLPKRGPRRPKYSPPRDDDKVDNQAKSPTTTQSPKSSFLASLNPKTWGRLSTQSNSNNIEPARTAGVSGLARAASKDTISNNREKIKGWIKEQAHKFVERYFSSENMDGSNPALNVLQRLCTATEQLNLQVDGGTECLVEIRSIVSESDVSSFEIQHSGFVKQLLLYLTSKSEKDAVSRDIRLKRFLHVFFSSPLPGEEPLGRLEPLENAPLLALVHKMNNCLSQMEQFPVKVHDFPSGNGTGSRGSQALKFFNTHQLKCQLQRHPDCANVKQWKGGPVKIDPLALVQAIERYLVVRGYGRVREDDEDSDDDGSDEEIDESLAAQFLNSGNVRHRLQFYIGDHLLPYNMTVYQAVRQYSLQAEEERESTDDESNPLGRAGIWTKTHTIWYKPVREDEDGNKDCVGGKRGRAQTAPTKTSPRNSKKHDELWHDGVCPSVLNPLEVYLISSPPENITFEDPSLDVILLLRVLHAISRYWYYLYDNAICKEIIPTSEFINSKLTAKANRQLQDPLVIMTGNIPTWLTELGKTCPFFFPFDTRQMLFYVTAFDRDRAMQRLLDTNPEINQSDSQDSRVAPRLDRKKRTVNRDELLKQAESVMQDLGSSRAMLEIQYENEVGTGLGPTLEFYALVSQELQRADLGLWRGEEVTLANPKGSQEGTKYIHNLQGLFALPFGRTAKPAHIAKVKMKFRFLGKLMAKAIMDFRLVDLPLGLPFYKWMLRQETSLTSHDLFSIDPVVAKSIYHLEDIVRQKKRLEQDKTQTKESLQYALEALTMNGCSVEDLGLDFTLPGFPNIELKKGGKDTPVTIHNLEEYLRLVIFWALNEGVARQFDSFRDGFESVFPLSHLQYFYPEELEQLLCGSKTDTWDAKTLMECCRPDHGYTHDSRAVKYLFEILSSFDSEQQRLFLQFVTGSPRLPVGGFRSLNPPLTIVRKTFESTENPDDFLPSVMTCVNYLKLPDYSTIEIMREKLLIAAREGQQSFHLS; encoded by the exons TTAGGGCAGGCAAAACATAAGGCACATAGCCCTCCTGAGAGTAGAAAATCTATTTCAAAGACACCCAAAGTGCAGTCTAATACTACTTCTGAGCAGTCCAAGGGACACTTTTCTAAAAG AGGCTGTAGTTCATCTGCTGTTTTAATACCACAACAAGAAGATCCAGAGAGAGTCaatacttcagaaaagcaaaaaacgGGGCAAGTGCCTAAGAAAGACAATTCTCGAGGAGTTAAACGCAGTGCTAGTCCAGATTACAGGAGGACCAATTCTCCTAGCTCtgctaaaaaacccaaagcacttCAACACAGTGAAACTTCCTTGGAAACTAACAAGCCACATACTAAATCTAAGAGAAGACACTTAGACCAAGAACAGCCGAAGTCTACACAATTGCCATCAACAAGCAAGGCTCACACCAGAAAGGGTGGAGCTGCTGGTAGCTCCCGaagtcagaaaaggaaaaggacagagaatcTGTCTTGTATAAAGAGTGGTTCAGCGGTTGAATCAACTGGCGCTGAAGAGAAGTCAGCAAAACTCTCCAAGCTGGCTTCAAAATCGGTGACCTCAGCCAAAGCTGGGTGTAGCACCATCACTGATTCTTCTTCTTCAGCTtccacatcctcctcctcttctgctgttGCCTCTGCTTCTTCTACTGTTCCTCAGGGTGCCAGAGTGAAACAGGGAAAGGACCAGAATAAGGCTAGGCGTTCCCGTTCTGCATCCAGCCCCAGTCCAAGAAGGAGTAGCAGGGACAAAGAACCGAGTAAAACAGGTGGCTCTTCAAAGTTTGACTGGGCTGCTCGATTCAGCCCAAAAGTCAGTCTCCCTAAAACAAAACTGTCTCTACCAGGCTCTTCCAAGTCAGAGGCATCAAAACCTGGACCTTCAGGACTACAGGCTAAGCTAGCAA GTCTAAGAAAATCTACAAAGAAGCGCAGTGAATCACCACCTGCTGAGCTCCCCAGTTTGCGGCGGAGCACACGGCAAAAGACCACGGGCTCCTGTGCTAGCACCAG TCGGCGAGGCTCTGGCCTGGGCAAAAGAGGAGCAGCTGAAGCTCGCCGACAGGAGAAGATGGCTGATCCTGACAACAACCAGGATGGAGTTAACTCCTCAGCTGCGCGTACGGATGaggctccccagggagctgcag cttcTAGTTCTGTTGCTGGGGCTGTAGGTATGACAACCTCTGGAGAAAGTGAGTCAGATGATTCTGAGATGGGAAGACTACAAG CTCTATTAGAGGCTAGGGGTCTTCCTCCTCACCTGTTTGGCCCTCTTGGTCCTCGGATGTCGCAGCTCTTCCACAGGACAATTGGAAGTGGAGCTAGTAAGCAAA GTTCTAAAGCCCAACAGCTTTTACAAGGTCTCCAAGCCACTGATGAAAGTCAGCAACTACAGGCAGTGATTGAGATGTGCCAGCTGTTGGTCAtgggaaatgaagaaacattAGGAGGATTTCCAGTCAAGAGTGTTGTACCAGCTTTG ataaCACTGCTGCAGATGGAGCACAACTTTGACATT ATGAACCATGCATGTCGGGCCTTAACATACATGATGGAGGCACTTCCCAGATCGTCTGCTGTAGTGGTAGATGCAATTCCTGTCTTCTTGGAAAAG CTGCAGGTTATTCAGTGCATTGATGTGGCAGAGCAGGCGCTTACAGCCCTGGAGATGTTATCACGCAGGCATAGTAAAGCCATTCTGCAGGCA gGTGGGTTGGCAGACTGTTTGCTGTATCTGGAATTCTTCAGTATAAATGCACAGAGGAATGCACTAGCTATTGCTGCCAACTGCTGCCAGAGTATAACACCTGATGAGTTTCACTTTGTGGCAGACTCTTTGCCACTGCTTACACAAAGGTTAACCCATCAG GACAAAAAGTCTGTTGAAAGCACTTGTCTCTGTTTTGCACGGCTAGTGGACAACTTCCAGCATGAGGAG AACTTGCTCCAGCAGGTTGCTTCCAAGGACTTGTTAACGAATATCCAGCAACTCTTGGTAGTGACGCCTCCTATCCTGAGCTCAGGAATGTTCATCATGGTGGTGCGCATGTTTTCCTTAATGTGCTCCAATTGCCCAACGCTTGCAGTCCAACTTATGAAGCAAA ATATTGCAGAAACACTTCACTTCCTCCTTTGTGGAGCCTCAAATGGGAGCTGTCAAGAACAAATTGACCTTGTTCCACGAAGTCCTCAAGAACTTTATGAGCTTACTTCTCTTATCTG TGAACTGATGCCTTGCCTGCCAAAAGAGGGAATCTTTGCTGTTGATACTAtgctgaagaaaggaaatgcgCAAAACACAGATGGTGCAATATGGCAATGGCGAGATGACAGGGGTCTCTGGCATCCCTATAACAGGATTGATAGTCGAATAATAGAG GCAGCTCATCAGGTTGGTGAGGATGAGATAAGCCTGTCTACACTTGGGCGTGTCTATACTATTGATTTTAACTCTATGCAGCAAATAAATGAGGATACTGGAACAGCACGTGCCATTCAGCGAAAACCAAACCCTTTAGCCAATACAAACACTA GTGGACATTCAGAATTGAAGAAGGATGATGCTCGAGCACAACTAATGAAAGAGGACCCAGAACTGGCAAAATCCTTTATCAAAACATTGTTTGGTGTTCTTTATGAAGTATATAGTTCTTCAGCTGGACCTGCTGTTAGACACAAGTGCCTTAGAGCAATTCTTaggataatttattttgctgatgcTGAACTTCTGAAGGATGTGCTGAAAAACCATGCTGTTTCAAG TCATATTGCCTCCATGCTGTCAAGTCAAGACCTTAAGATAGTAGTTGGAGCCCTGCAGATGGCAgagattttaatgcaaaagctACCTGACATTTTTAGTGTTTACTTCAGAAGAGAAG GGGTGATGCACCAAGTGAAAAACTTAGCAGAGTCTGAGGCTTTGCTAACAAGCCCACCAAAAGTATGCACTAATGGATCAGGAATGCTGGGTACCACTACAACAATAAGTACTGGAACAGCCACTGCTGCCAGTAATGCAGCTGCAGATTTGGGCTCCCCCAGCTTACAACACAGCCGGGAGGATTCTTTGGATCTGAGCCCACAGGG ACGACTGAGCGACgttctaaagagaaaaagactgcCAAAACGAGGGCCAAGGAGACCAAAATACTCTCCTCCAAGAGATGATGACAAAGTAGACAATCAAG CTAAAAGCCCTACAACTACTCAATCTCCTAAATCTTCTTTCTTGGCAAGTTTAAATCCTAAAACATGGGGAAGATTGAGCACACAGTCCAACAGTAATAATATTGAACCAGCACGAACAGCAGGAGTAAGTGGTCTTGCAAGGGCTGCTTCCAAGGATACCATTTCCAATAACAG agaaaaaattaaGGGCTGGATTAAGGAGCAAGCCCATAAATTTGTAGAACGTTATTTTAGTTCTGAAAACATGGATGGAAGCAATCCTGCACTAAATGTATTACAGAGACTTTGCACTGCAACTGAACAACTCAACCTCCAG GTGGATGGTGGAACAGAGTGCCTTGTAGAAATCCGTAGCATTGTCTCGGAGTCTGACGTCTCCTCATTTGAAATCCAGCATAGTGGGTTTGTTAAACAACTGCTGCTTTATTTGACATCTAAAAGTGAGAAGGATGCTGTAAGCAGGGATATCAGATTGAAAAgatttcttcatgtatttttttcttctcca CTTCCTGGAGAAGAACCCCTTGGAAGATTAGAGCCATTAGAAAATGCACCTTTGTTGGCGTTAGTCCATAAAATGAACAACTGCCTCAGTCAGATGGAGCAGTTTCCTGTCAAAGTGCATGACTTCCCTAGTGGAAATGGAACAGGGAGCAG AGGATCCCAagctttaaaattcttcaaTACACATCAATTAAAATGCCAACTGCAAAGACATCCAGACTGTGCTAATGTGAAACAGTGGAAAGGTGGACCTGTGAAGATTGATCCTCTGGCTTTGGTACAAGCCATTGAAAGATACCTTGTAGTTAgag GCTATGGAAGAGTTAGAGAAGACGATGAGGATAGTGATGATGATGGGTCAGATGAAGAAATAGATGAATCTTTG gcTGCTCAATTCTTAAATTCAGGGAATGTGAGACATAGACTGCAATTTTACATTGGAGATCACTTGCTGCCGTACAATATGACTGTGTATCAAGCAGTTAGGCAGTACAGTTTGCAagctgaggaggagagggagtCTACAGATGATGAAAGCAACCCATTAGGAAGAGCTGGGATTTGGACAAAAACGCATACCATCTG GTACAAACCTGTGCGAGAGGATGAAGATGGTAATAAGGACTGTGTTGGTGGTAAAAGAGGAAGAGCACAAACTGCTCCCACGAAAACTTCCCCCAGAAATTCTAAAAAGCACGATGAATTGTGGCATG aTGGTGTATGCCCTTCGGTATTAAATCCTCTAGAAGTTTACCTCATATCTTCCCCACCTGAAAACATAACATTTGAAGATCCCTCATTAGATGTTATTCTTCTTTTGAGAGTTCTACATGCTATCAGTCGATACTGGTATTACTTGTATGAT AATGCAATCTGCAAGGAGATAATTCCAACCTCAGAGTTTATCAACAGTAAActgacagcaaaagcaaacaggCAGCTTCAGGATCCTTTGGTAATTATGACAGGAAACATACCAACTTGGCTGACAGAACTTGGAAAAACATG cccatttttctttccatttgatACCCGTCAAATGCTGTTTTATGTAACTGCTTTTGATCGTGATCGAGCCATGCAAAGACTACTGGATACTAATCCAGAAATCAATCAATCAGATTCTCAGGATAGCAGAGTGGCACCACGACtggacaggaaaaaa CGCACTGTGAACAGAGATGAGCTGTTGAAACAGGCAGAATCTGTGATGCAGGATCTAGGCAGTTCAAGAGCCATGTTGGAAATCCAGTATGAGAATGAA GTTGGCACAGGCCTAGGCCCCACGCTAGAGTTCTATGCACTTGTATCTCAGGAACTACAGAGAGCAGACTTAGGCCtttggaggggagaagaagTAACTTTAGCCAATCCAAAAG GAAGCCAGGAAGGTACCAAGTACATCCATAACCTTCAAGGTCTTTTTGCACTTCCTTTTGGTAGAACAGCCAAGCCAGCTCACATTGCAAAAGTTAAAATGAAGTTCCGCTTTCTGGGAAAACTAATGGCCAAGGCAATCATGGATTTTAGACTG GTGGACCTTCCTCTTGGACTTCCTTTTTATAAATGGATGCTACGACAGGAAACTTCCTTGACATCGCATGACTTGTTCAGTATTGATCCAGTAGTAGCCAAATCAATATATCACCTTGAAGACATTgtaagacaaaagaaaagacttgAGCAGGACAAAACACAG ACCAAAGAAAGTCTACAGTATGCATTGGAGGCTCTGACTATGAATGGCTGCTCAGTGGAAGATCTAGGGCTGGACTTCACACTTCCTGGGTTTCCTAATATAGAActgaaaaaagggggaaaagataCACCAGTCACCATCCACAATTTAGAGGAGTATCTCAGA tTGGTTATATTCTGGGCACTAAATGAAGGTGTTGCCAGACAGTTTGACTCATTCAGAGATGGATTTGAATCAGTCTTCCCCCTCAGTCATCTTCAGTACTTCTATCCTGAGGAG ttGGAGCAGCTCTTGTGTGGCAGTAAAACGGACACTTGGGATGCAAAGACTTTAATGGAATGTTGCAGGCCAGATCACGGTTATACGCATGACAG TCGAGCAGTGAAGTATCTTTTTGAAATTCTCAGTAGCTTTGATAGTGAGCAGCAAAgactgtttcttcagtttgtgACGGGTAGCCCCAGACTGCCTGTAGGAG GCTTTCGAAGTTTGAACCCTCCGTTGACAATTGTACGCAAGACATTTGAGTCTACAGAGAATCCAGATGATTTCTTACCCTCAGTAATGACTTGTGTGAACTATCTCAAATTGCCGGACTATTCAACTATTGAGATAATGCGTGAAAAACTCTTGATAGCTGCAAGAGAAGGGCAGCAGTCATTCCATCTTTCCTGA